A window of Halovivax gelatinilyticus genomic DNA:
TTCGATCCAGGAATCGATCTGTGACTTCTGTTTCTCAATTTCGCGCTCGACGGGGGACTTCCCGCCACCGCTACCCGCACCGTAGCCGCAACTCGAACAGATACGATTACCATCAGCGTCGATTGCCCAGTCCTCTGCACCACACTTCGGACAGTCGTCTCTGGACTCACCACCCGATGCAGAAATCTGGACCTCCTCGTCGCCGATGTCGATGGCATCAGGTAGCCCGTCGATTTCGAGGCCGAAGGCGTCGACAAACTTCCGTTCAACGACGACCCCCTCACCGCGCTCGCGGCCGTACCATTTTGCAAGGTCGGCGTACACCTCAGCATCCTCATAGACGACGTCAGCCACAGAGACGGTATTTTTTAGCGGCCGGAGGCTGTCAGCCGACGACGGCACTTCCACGAAGCCGTCGTGAAAGTCCTGAAGAACCTCGAAGACGGTCATGATGAATTCGCGAGGGGACTGCTGGCTCTCGTCGAGTCCAGCGAAAATCCGCCGGAGGAACGGCTGGTTGAACGGGAACAGGTCCCGGAACGACTCATCACAGAAGCCGCACTGGCTACAGATGGAATCATCCGGCGCTCGATTTAGATTGAACGTCCCACTCTCGGTGTCGCGGTCGTATCGTACGCTGCCGTCATGTGATTTGATGTAGCCGAGATACGGTCGAACGAAGTCGACGGCTGAATTCTCATCGAGGAACAGGACGGTATTCGAGTCCCGCTCGTTCGTCTGGAAGAACTCGAAGCGATCTTCGGCCGTCCGCGTGTGCAGCACGTTCGTGGAATCTCGGGTTCCAGCGACGATGAAGTCCCAATTATCCGACCCTTTGTCTCGCTCCATGTACTTGCGGAGCCGTTCGGCCTCCATCGCGGCGATGGAAAAGTCCTCGAACACGATGACCGGTCGAGTATTATCGAAGCGCTGCCCGACCTGCTCGAGGACGTCGTCCAGGGAGGCAGTGTCGTATCTATCGCGAATCTCGTTCCAGAGCGCCTCGTTGAACGCGTCGACGGCCGCATCGGTCCCGACACTGTCGTCGAAAATCTGGAGTTCATTGCGTTGTTTGTACTCGTTTTCGCCGATGAACTGGATTTTCTGAGCGTATTCACCGCGCTCTACGAGCCGTTCCAGCTTCTCTGTCACAAAGTCAGTAATCTCGTCTGCTTGCTCAGCACCAGGTCTAACGTCGTACTCATTTTTCCGTAACTCCAAAATGGCACCAGAAGTCGCATTGTTGGCAACCGACTGGGGTACGTCAATGATATCTTCGTGCAGCTTTTCGAATTCGGAAGCACCTGGAAGCTCTTCGCCGAAATTCTCTCGGTAGAAGTCTGGGATACGCTCAGAGAGAATCGACATCAGGTCGTCGTCCTTGTCGATGTGGAGCATCGGCCGCCCGTCTTGGCGTAGCTTGTGTGATATATACGCACAGAGTTCCGATTTTCCGGTCCCGACCTCCCCCTCGATGACGACCACGAAGTTGCCAATCCGGTCCTCAGAGAACTCTTGGTAGATGCGATCTTCACCCCAGATATCGCCGCCTGCGGACGTGCCTCGGAAAACCTCCATCGGCCGGTGTGTGAACTGGAACAGGTCGTAGTCCTCTGACCGAACCGCTGCGACTTTACTGAATAGTCGACGGAGCATCTGCTCGTCGACTTCCTCGAAGTGGGGGCACCGGGATGGTCCAGATGCGTCTGGGCGGAGGATTTCGTTCATTGAATCACCTCGATGGCGTTCGCATCTTTAGCGATTCCTTCCCGCCGAGGGATGCCATTAAGATTGACCGCAGCGGCGTCTCCATACTCTGCAATTCGGATCATATCGTTACGAACGAGATTGAATAACACGCGTGAAAGGGAAGCTGGAACGCTTCCGTCGTCGGTGAGTTCGATGAGAAGGAGGTTCTCTCGGAGCCACTCGACGTAGTCAGTGATGAGGACCCGGTGTTCGCTTCCGACCTCGTTCGCCGCGAGCCTGATCGAGTGATCGATCATCTCGGGATCGGGATACGTCGTGTGGGTGCGCCCGTTCGCTTTGTACACAAGTCCGAGAAACACAGCCAGTCGCGACCAGTTGACGAACTTGGGCTCGTTCAGATCTATCTCACCCTCCTGAGACCGTGGTGCGTATCCGCGCTCGCGCTGCCAGCGGTTGATCTTCTCGTAGAGAGTCCCGTCGTTGGACTCGAACGCCTGGTGTTCCTCTTGGAGTAGGTACTGATAGTTCAATAGAACGACCGACTGCTTTCCCCAATCAGGGCTTTCGGCGTCGGTAGCGAGATTGTGTAGGATTCCCAGCCGGAAGTCGAGGGCGTCGTCTCCGGTATGCCACGGAAGATCGACGGTGTAGTAATCGGGCTCTTGCCGACCGATGATCCCAATCGCGCGAAGCCCGGTGAGCCCTTGATTGAGGAGGTCACTGTCGAGTGCGGTATCCTCGGCAATTTCGTCTTTGGTAGTATTCCCTCGCTCGATGGACCGGTATACGGTTCGCAACGGCGTTGGTGTCTGTACGGCGTTCAGGATGTATGGTGCAGTTTCACTCATAGTGTATTGCTCAGCCAGTCGTAGTACCGCGCCTCGATATCGTTCGCCTCCGGGTCAACCGATTTGGCCGCGTCCCGGGCGTCGCCCAGTTTCGGACTCCGTTTCGCATAAGACGGATCGAATGCCGTCCCTCCCATCGACACCGTTCGGTTCAGATCGCGAGCGATCGCCGATGCCGTCCCCTTCTCCCATTCGATTCGTCGGCGTAACCAGCCGCCGAACGCCTCGATAATCTCGTCGCTCTCGAGCGGAGCGACACCGAGCTGATCTCTACGGGCGAAGATTTCGGAGAACGTGCTGTACAGCGGAAGATAGGGCGCATCCGTGAGTACATCGAATAACTCCCGCGTAGTTCGAAGCCCCTCGCATTCGACCAGTTCGTAGATGTTCGCATTATCCTGGAGGAACAGGTTCTTCGTGTCCAGCAGCGGGAGTCCCCACCCCTCCTCCTCGTAGTAATCTTCGAACGCGTCGTAGACGATGTCGTAGCTACCAATCCGCTCGCAGAACTGTTCCTGGTAGAGCGGGCGCAGCCCACCGATCGGTTGGAACCGTTGCTCGTCTGCAATCACGACCAGTGTCCCGTCTGTGCGAGTGTGACGATCGATGAGTTCGTTCACGGTATACTGTGTCTGTTTCTCATAGTAGCTTGTCGTGATAACACAGAGGTCTTCCGACGGCGGAAGATCGATCCCGCCGAGTACGTGATACTCGTGGCCCGGAAAAGCATATTGGGCCCCTCCCCGTTCGTGTTGCCAGGTATGTTTGAGCTGTCGCCACGATGTCGGGTAGGTTGCGTGCTCCAACCCCAAGTACGTAATCGCCGAAAGGGCCCGCAGCTTCCAGAAGTGGACGTTCCCTCCGGGGTCGTGGATGAACGCTATGTCGGCGTCGGAAAGTCGCCGCCGAATGGCCTCCAGACTCACGATCCCCCCTCATCGACGATGGCGCTTAGCGTCCGATGGTCGAGCAACTCGTTCTCGAGGTAGTGGCTGGGCGTCCGAGAGAGGAGTAGACACTCGTCGCAGTAGTCAACGCACCGTTGACAGTCGGCGACATCCACGACATGGTCTGCGACCTCGTCGAGATTCTCGTAGACGTGCCAACCGATCCCGTTTCCGCCCTGACGCCCGTCCACTATGGAGACCTCGACGGCATCCTCGGAGACGGACGCCTTGACCCGGTAGTCGGATCTGTCACACTTGACGACCACGGGGATCGCTCGGTCAAGCGCCTGTTCGAGACTGGTCAATAGCTGTGGCCACGACGCGGTCGGGTGGGTGACTGCATCGTATCGTTCGGATACCTCCTCCCGGTCGAACTCGAGTCGAAGCCCCTGCGTGTGATGTTGTTGCCCCACCGGTCGATACATCTCTTCTTGGGCCTGTTCGAGTCGGTCACGCCAAGAGAGTCCGCTCTTCGAGGTCTCTCCCTCGTCTTTTTCGATAAGGGCCTGCGATCGGAGTATCTCCGTCGACGGACTGGCCGAGTGGCCACGCTCGAACGCGTAGACGAAGTCCGTCAGTTCGAACTGCCCGTACTCGACGGAGCAGTCAATCCCGAATATGCTCGTCTCCAACCGCTCCCGTTCTGCGTCGGTAGGTCGAACGTACGTCGACATCTGCGCGTGCGTCCGGTAGAGACGGCGTCCGCCTTTCGCAAGCGAGCACTCGACGGATGACACTCCGTGAATATCGCTCACAACCAGCTCAGAATCGCAGTGCGGACAGGTCACCTCGTCGGGGTCGAAACTCCGGAATCGTCGGTCGCACTCTGCGTTGTCGCAGACCGCGACCTCCGTCAACGGCTGCGGCGTTCCACGAACGTCCTCTACGATGTACTCTGTGCCGTGTAGCGACACCATCCCACCGAGATCGTTCTCCTCGCCCGGATACATATCATACAGCCGGCCACTCCCCTCGAAGGAGATTTCGTCATGATCTCCGCTGAACTTCACGGGGAAGTTCTGGCCGAAGCTTCGGTAGTTCGCGAGGTAGCCGAGTTTACTCAACCACTGGTCGAGTCGAGAGGTGTTGCTCGTGAGGTCGCGGTTCGTCGTCGCACCGGACGACATTCCTCGCAACCGAGAGAAAGTCTGCTCGACGCGGCGAGAGAGCCCCAGCGGCCCGTCCTCGAAGAACACCTGTTCGTATACCTGCACCCCTCTGTCGCCGAAGATCCCACGCACGTATTCACGGAGGACGTCGTCCATCTCCTCCTGGATGAACTCTCGGAGAATGAAGAGGTTCTCTTCGACTCCGCTGACGAACTTCTCGAGGTTTTCGAGTTTCGGTTCGGAGAGTCTGTACGTCAGTTCGAAGACGTTGTCTTCGTGTGGGTTCCGGGCGAGGTAGGCGAAAACCTCCGTGACGACGTGGCCCGCCAGTACTTCGTCGAAGTCCTCTGGGTCCGGAATTCGCACCGGTTCGAAGCCCCCGAGATAATTATCCAAATTCGCGTAATAATGACCGTCGACGGGGTGCTGGCCGCGAACTACGGTCATGACTAGCGAGGAGCTTCCACGGGTACGCCCGGTTCGCCCCGAGCGCTGCACGTAGTTCGTTAGCGTTGGTGGAACCCCGACCTGCGCGACCGTGTCGAGACTCCCGATGTCGACACCGAGTTCCATCGTCGGCGTCGAACTGACGACGTTGATCTCCGGGGGATCCTTTCGAAAACCCTCTTCGATGGCGCCGCGAATTGCCGAGGAAATGTTCCCCTTGTGAATACCTACGGAGACGAACTTTGCCTCTGCGCCGTTTCGAATCGGTTCCGTCACGTCGTGCGCCCAGTGGTCAACGGCGTACTCCCAGCCAGAATCGACCTCAGCGTAACCGGGGTCCGCGACGAGTTTTCCGTCATCAGTTTCGGAAAAACGCTGGTACGTGTCGATGGCTTCCCCGCACTCCTGGCAGAATTCGACAGCATCTCCCTCGTCTGTCGTCGGGAACGAAGCGTAACAGTCGCCGCAGAAAGCCGCCTCGGATAGTAGAACGAGCGACGATTCATCCTCGCGAACGTTTCGGGTGACCACCCCGCTATCGGCCGGTCCCTCGACGATCTCCCGCTGCTCTACATCCTCGCGTGCCGCTTGGAGGTAGTCTCCAATCTTTGTCCGCTTTTCATCCTCGGTGAGGTTGGCCTTCTCCACTGCCCTCTTTAGCGACTCGTGTGTCGAAATTGAGATGATTCCGGTTTCGAGGAACTCGCCGAGAATATCGTCCAGTATCTCGTCGATGCGGACGCGGTCCACCAGCAAGTCTCCATCCAATCGGTCGAGAATCTTCTCTCGAGTCAGGCCGTCGATCTTCACGCCGGAGTACTGGAACGATGCATTGTCGAGTACGAGCCGTTTGTAGAGCGCGTGAGCGACCGTGATTTCGACCGGGTCATCCATTTCGGCAACGACGTCCGCGGTTACGAGCGCGCTGTCGAAAAGCGCCGTACAGTTCGAGAGGTACGCGTGTGTCTCGATGTCTTCACGCAATGGGACAAGGAAGTTGTAGGCCTCTGCGTCCTCGTCGAGATTATCCTGAACGAGCGGCTCCCAGTATTCCTCCCGGAGTGTGTTGGCGACCGCCCTGAACAGATCGAATTGGTTGGCTTCTCCACCAGCGTCGATCAGCTCTTGTAGGTATAATGTCTGGGCCATGAGTCCGTACTCCGTGCCGATAATCTCATCACCGACACTCTCCGCTGCGCTGTGGGAGTCCGAGAAGACGAGCGTCTTCTTCGATGGCGACACACGACAAACCTCGGATAGCATATATGACAGTAGCGAGGATGTCGGAACACCGATATCGGTCAACCGGGGCGACCCACCGCAACCGGGGCAGTCGTCGCCGGACCCGCCCCGGATAGGGACGAACTGTTCCTCACCGGTCTCCTCCTCCACCGCGACGTGAGGTTCGTGACACGTCCCTTTGCGGCAGAATTGGATTTCAGGAATGGGTGCGGCTTCGCACTCCCGACACCGATTATCTCGCGAGAGCGCGCCGCATTTCCTGCACCAGTGGACGCGATGCGGTGGCTTGAGGAACACGTGGTACTTTTCGGTGACGATGCCGGCGAGCCGACCGAAGGCCATCACGGTCCCCAGCACGCCCTCTGGGTTCGATACGCCCTCACGTTTGGCCTCCTCCACCAGCGCATCGTACGACCGAAAACCGACTTCACCGGTGGTATCCCGATCGAACCACTCGGTGAACGCGGCCACCTCCGGAACCTCCTGGAGGACAAAGTCGTACCAGCCGCTCGCGAAGCCACCGGACTCAATAGCCGCTTCCACCAGGGCGTCGCGGCACTCTTCCGATCGAAGAAGTTCGTCCGTACCTGATGCCGCCCCCGATTCGAGGAGTGTGGCCGCTGTGTCGTCTATCGGCTCGAACACCCACTCGGGGGCGGTCGACGCCGGTTCGATACGCCCTCGTTCCAGGAGACTGATCTCACGAAGTGTCGCGATCGCGTTTTCGAGGCCGTGCTCTAAGACGACCGCTTCGGGATCTGTCGTATTTAACCGTCCAACAGCCAATGCGTGGACGAGGTCGTCCAGTCCGCTGGCTGCGAGTCGATCGAAATGGGGCGTTCCTCTGATCGAGAACTGCCGTCCGGTGAATTCGACGCGGTTAATCGTCTCCTTCTCGCTTCCGGTGAGCGAGGCGGCGAGTTCGGCGGGATTGTCGACTGTCGCGGACACCATCGTAACCTGAGGATCGTTGTCGGCGTAAAACGACTTCAACCGACGAGAGAGAAGAGAGATTGCCGCTCCCTGGATACCGCTCCAGACATGGGCCTCGTCGAAGACGATGTGTTCAAGCGGCTGGTCACCGGGTTGATCGCCCAGAATTTCCCTCGTTTCTGTTTTGTCGTTGACGAACATGTAGTCGAGCGCCTCAGGATTGGTGAGCAGGATGTCGACACCTTGTCTGATGTTTTCCCTTGTCACCTTGATCCACGAGTAGGTGTTATCGTTCGTCCCGACGGCGGAGTCGCTCAGGATTCGAAGTTTCTCGTTGGGGTCACGTGGATCGATTAAACCCCGTACGTAGGTCCCCTCTTCGATTTCCCAATCGCGGGTTCCGACGCGAGCGGGAGTGTCGGAGTCCCAGATTCCGATGGTGATGCGGTTTTCAGGCGATCGGTTCCGATTAATCTGGTCGAGGTACGTGATAAACCGGTTGAACTGGTCCGAACCCAACGTTTTCATCGGATAGAGGATTGCCGCTTTCAGACCGGGTTCGTCACTCGATAGACACGAGTTGAGAATAGGGAGGAAGAATGCCTCGGTCTTACCGGATGCCGTTGGAACGGCGAGTACGTTGTCTCCGGGTTCGGTTTCGATTGCCTCGATTGTGCGGGCCTGGTGCTCGTACAGCTTACCGTCCGGATTACCACCAAACAGCTCCTCAGCGATTGCGTCGACGATGGCATCGTCGTAGCCGAGCTCGCCCAGGAACGTGGCCGCTGACTCGTCGTGAAACGCCGGAGCGTCAACGAATTCGACGAATGGACCCTTTCGCTCGATGGTGTGCTCGGAGACGAACGATTGGGGATCCCTGACCTCCTCGACTTCGTTGAGCTTGGTCATCGCGCGATTCCACCAGGTGATTTCCGCGGCACGGTCGATTGCCGCGTCGAGTCTTGCTTGTGGTGATTCCATTTTTGTTGATTCGGGTGTGTCGTCTGGTTCGTTAGGTCGTTAGGTTGGTCAGTTCGGTCGTGCTATTGGTGCGTATTAATCCCGAAATCCTGTATACACCTCCACGGTGACCTCTTCACCGGGGTCGAGTTCCCCAATTTGTGACTTGGTCAGGGTCGCTGTGGGCGGATTGGGTCTGTCGGCGACACCGAGACGCCTGTACAGTTGCTTCCACGCTTTCTGATCTTCGTATTCGTCAACGTCTGGAGCGACGGCGCGGAAGATCGACTTCGACGCGACGATGAACAGCTTCCGTTTCATTCGGCTCGCGCCGACGTTGAACCGGTTCGCATCCAATAGAAACTCCGCGAGACCGTTTACATATCCTTGATTTCCTGCGGTCATCGCGAGAACCATTACGTCTTTTTCGTCCCCCTGGTATCGCTCCACGGTGTCCACCGGAACGCCGATTTCCTGATCGGAGATGCGCCGTCGCATGAGTCGGAATGGAACGACGACGCCGGCGGAACACTGCCTTTCCCCCGGATCGGCCGCTACAACGGGCAATGTCGAAAGCAACTTCTTGGCAAGATAGGCCTCAACCGGGCTGTCTTTTGTGAAACGTTGATCGTCGTGGAGGAGCAGCGTCACTCTTGGTTCGGGGTCGAGTGCTTCCCGGAGCCACGCGGGCATCGCCGAGGTCCGGACATCCGGGATTCGTCTGGCCTCCGCGTGGGAAGTCAGCTCGATTCCGTCCCGGTAGTAGAACAGGTCGGTCTCGAACTCGGCCATCGCCGGTGGCAGTCGATATGTGATAGTTAGCCGCTCCATCGGAATCACTTGGTCCGGATCGTCCCACTCGGGCGGTTTGCGTTCGACCGTTGCGAGGTCGCGGTTGGTCTCACCACGCAGGAATCGAATGAAGTCGAGCGCCGACACAGCCGGTGTGTGCTCCTCGATGGTCGCACGATCTTCGGACTCCCAATCGTGTGAGTGGATGGGTTGCATCTGTCGATGATCGCCGACCAGCTGAATCTGGCTACCTTCTCGCAGAAACGCTCCGACTAGGAACAACAGCGGCAGATCCATCATGCTCGCCTCGTCGACGAGCGCATAGTCGAAGATTGCAGCCTCGCCGGACTTCAACAGATCG
This region includes:
- a CDS encoding DEAD/DEAH box helicase — its product is MTKLNEVEEVRDPQSFVSEHTIERKGPFVEFVDAPAFHDESAATFLGELGYDDAIVDAIAEELFGGNPDGKLYEHQARTIEAIETEPGDNVLAVPTASGKTEAFFLPILNSCLSSDEPGLKAAILYPMKTLGSDQFNRFITYLDQINRNRSPENRITIGIWDSDTPARVGTRDWEIEEGTYVRGLIDPRDPNEKLRILSDSAVGTNDNTYSWIKVTRENIRQGVDILLTNPEALDYMFVNDKTETREILGDQPGDQPLEHIVFDEAHVWSGIQGAAISLLSRRLKSFYADNDPQVTMVSATVDNPAELAASLTGSEKETINRVEFTGRQFSIRGTPHFDRLAASGLDDLVHALAVGRLNTTDPEAVVLEHGLENAIATLREISLLERGRIEPASTAPEWVFEPIDDTAATLLESGAASGTDELLRSEECRDALVEAAIESGGFASGWYDFVLQEVPEVAAFTEWFDRDTTGEVGFRSYDALVEEAKREGVSNPEGVLGTVMAFGRLAGIVTEKYHVFLKPPHRVHWCRKCGALSRDNRCRECEAAPIPEIQFCRKGTCHEPHVAVEEETGEEQFVPIRGGSGDDCPGCGGSPRLTDIGVPTSSLLSYMLSEVCRVSPSKKTLVFSDSHSAAESVGDEIIGTEYGLMAQTLYLQELIDAGGEANQFDLFRAVANTLREEYWEPLVQDNLDEDAEAYNFLVPLREDIETHAYLSNCTALFDSALVTADVVAEMDDPVEITVAHALYKRLVLDNASFQYSGVKIDGLTREKILDRLDGDLLVDRVRIDEILDDILGEFLETGIISISTHESLKRAVEKANLTEDEKRTKIGDYLQAAREDVEQREIVEGPADSGVVTRNVREDESSLVLLSEAAFCGDCYASFPTTDEGDAVEFCQECGEAIDTYQRFSETDDGKLVADPGYAEVDSGWEYAVDHWAHDVTEPIRNGAEAKFVSVGIHKGNISSAIRGAIEEGFRKDPPEINVVSSTPTMELGVDIGSLDTVAQVGVPPTLTNYVQRSGRTGRTRGSSSLVMTVVRGQHPVDGHYYANLDNYLGGFEPVRIPDPEDFDEVLAGHVVTEVFAYLARNPHEDNVFELTYRLSEPKLENLEKFVSGVEENLFILREFIQEEMDDVLREYVRGIFGDRGVQVYEQVFFEDGPLGLSRRVEQTFSRLRGMSSGATTNRDLTSNTSRLDQWLSKLGYLANYRSFGQNFPVKFSGDHDEISFEGSGRLYDMYPGEENDLGGMVSLHGTEYIVEDVRGTPQPLTEVAVCDNAECDRRFRSFDPDEVTCPHCDSELVVSDIHGVSSVECSLAKGGRRLYRTHAQMSTYVRPTDAERERLETSIFGIDCSVEYGQFELTDFVYAFERGHSASPSTEILRSQALIEKDEGETSKSGLSWRDRLEQAQEEMYRPVGQQHHTQGLRLEFDREEVSERYDAVTHPTASWPQLLTSLEQALDRAIPVVVKCDRSDYRVKASVSEDAVEVSIVDGRQGGNGIGWHVYENLDEVADHVVDVADCQRCVDYCDECLLLSRTPSHYLENELLDHRTLSAIVDEGGS